One segment of Acropora muricata isolate sample 2 chromosome 8, ASM3666990v1, whole genome shotgun sequence DNA contains the following:
- the LOC136926454 gene encoding uncharacterized protein, which yields MAASNEDFILGDDFDAIMAALEDNEEFEVHFEEAVEEVQRQGIACRLCQKICKSKRGLNRHIAVKHKECSRDNQQETHNHSRESTLTGDILIGIVNDTKTRITGREVFANTVTEEVKSYQFNIDEDKEFAEIQRLYEGFIKKGNAEKFFAKYYSEIALNSTKYFEGLSRNAATLLSTKLADQLLNHATESLLPNSANYSDVQRSFSDKEVARLQYLGVYVLQNLHKKHRTSRNCKSSKSQQAMSLLSACKEDDQNARN from the exons atggcggctAGCAATGAAGATTTTATATTGGGAGATGATTTTGACGCTATAATGGCTGCTTTGGAAGACAACGAAGAGTTTGAAGTCCATTTTGAGGAAGCTGTTGAGGAG GTCCAAAGGCAAGGAATAGCTTGCAGATTGTGCCAAAAGATTTGTAAAAGCAAGCGTGGTCTAAACAGACATATAGCCGTAAAACACAAGGAATGCAGCCGAGATAATCAGCAAGAAACACACAATCACTCTCGTGAAAGCACACTTACAGGTGATATTTTGATTGGCATTGTGAATGACACGAAGACAAGGATCACAGGGAGGGAAGTTTTTGCAAACACTGTAACGGAGGAAGTCAAGTCTTACCAATTTAACATTGACGAAGACAAAGAATTTGCTGAAATACAACGACTTTATGAAGGTTTCATTAAAAAAGGAAATGCAGAAAAATTCTTTGCCAAGTATTATTCTGAAATAGCTTTGAACTCTACAAAATATTTCGAAGGCCTTTCACGCAATGCAGCAACCCTATTATCAACAAAACTTGCTGATCAACTACTAAATCATGCCACGGAGTCATTACTGCCAAATTCTGCTAATTATTCTGATGTTCAAAGGTCTTTCTCAGACAAAGAGGTGGCTAGACTACAATATCTGGGAGTCTATGTGTTACAAAACTTGCACAAAAAGCACAGAACTTCAAGAAACTGTAAATCATCCAAAAGTCAGCAGGCAATGTCACTATTGAGTGCTTGTAAAGAGGATGACCAAAATGCAAGGAACTGA
- the LOC136926455 gene encoding uncharacterized protein has product MRLEYIYHDQNTEQHPFHVKSGWIPPIQWSVALETYLEEVIIKLAETPLVKPKNNLPPGEQRALKEFINNKEIILKKADKGTTTVVMSRENKINEGQIQLDDRNNYQPLDKLMVRDTFQRVKHLINSLRQAGCIDEVTAKWFNQTPDLPRIPVFYTLTKIHKPTLIGTPIISGRTPSNFTKKTPSTRYCHGYQNGSSFCQHLYGIYRNYKPSTAHVHATLAPAHPTPPTSMPHLGQTSLLKTAIATVCTDYICCEANILFDEGAQRSFITCTLANQMGLETSEIESIHLSAFGGQASAVRHLPLVTLKVVTTSGEKISLRILVVEKIATPLQTHLQQGAEHLPHLRGLKLAHLITSDESFDVSLLIVQIITGILLKTMLSVGLDQQPSLQNLATSFQDQCPHPQAPLQLLL; this is encoded by the exons ATGCGCCTTGAATATATTTATCATGACCAAAACACTGAGCAACATCCATTTCACGTGAAATCTGGTTGGATTCCACCGATTCAATGGTCAGTTGCTCTTGAGACTTACTTAGAAGAAGTCATAATAAAGCTTGCAGAAACTCCACTGGTTAAACCTAAAAACAATCTGCCACCCGGTGAGCAACGAGCTCTCAAGGAGTTCAttaacaacaaagaaattattCTCAAAAAGGCAGATAAAGGCACAACAACCGTCGTTATGAgcagagaaaacaaaatcaatgagGGACAGATACAATTGGATGATAGAAATAACTACCAGCCACTAGACAAACTTATGGTTAGAGATACATTCCAGCGAGTTAAACACCTCATCAACTCCCTTCGCCAAGCTGGGTGCATAGACGAAGTGACGGCTAAATGGTTTAACCAAACACCAGATCTGCCTCGAATTCCAGTGTTCTATACCCTAACAAAAATTCACAAACCGACATTAATCGGAACACCTATAATATCTGG GAGAACTCCTTCCAATTTCACGAAAAAAACTCCAAGCACACGGTACTGCCATGGGTACCAAAATGGCAGTAGCTTTTGTCAACATCTTTATGGCATCTATAGAAACTACAAGCCATCAACAGCTCATGTCCATGCCACTCTTGCACCAGCACATCCCACACCTCCAACCAGTATGCCACACTTGGGTCAGACCTCTCTACTCAAGACAGCCATAGCTACAGTGTGCACAGATTACATCTGTTGTGAAGCGAACATTCTCTTTGATGAAGGGGCTCAACGTTCATTCATCACTTGCACCTTAGCTAACCAAATGGGCCTAGAAACCTCAGAGATTGAAAGTATTCATCTATCAGCCtttggaggacaagcatcaGCTGTAAGACACCTTCCTCTTGTTACTTTAAAGGTTGTGACTACTTCTGGTGAGAAAATCTCACTCCGTATCTTGGTGGTAGAGAAGATTGCTACACCACTTCAGACCCACCTGCAACAAGGTGCGGAACACCTCCCTCATCTTAGAGGACTAAAACTTGCACATCTAATTACGTCTGATGAGAGCTTTGATGTATCGCTCCTTATTGTGCAGATCATTACTGGGATCTTGTTGAAGACCATGTTATCCGTGGGCCTGGACCAACAGCCGTCGCTTCAAAACTTGGCTACCTCCTTTCAGGACCAATGCCCACATCCTCAGGCACCTCTTCAACTACTGTTGTGA
- the LOC136926456 gene encoding uncharacterized protein, whose translation MGISPQSEKNDHEVFLENYISDSITRNHDGSYNAKFPWKDDSPMLPTNYTKCQQRTRSMVRRLAATPELLHTYGNIIAEHEAPGFIERVADPQPTDNAHYIPHDPVKKDSATTPIRIVYDCSFHSSPDDPSLNDCLLVGPPFLNNMCSILLRFRTFTCGLSTDIEKAFLHVGLDDSDRDFTRFFWLSNPKDTESKFEVFRFKTVLFGSASSPFMLNATLHHHLNHYNTPVAEGMKENLYVDYIISGCDQELEKGEVVLVHDDTHHSTWKLAVIESLIKGGDGLVRATNIRTSTGCTNRPITKLCPLEISADVENLDEPNRDSTNVLATNNSNGRPRRAAASNALRRISEWANSLRGPPEDVEET comes from the exons ATGGGTATCTCCCCacaatcagaaaaaaatgatCATGAAGTCTTTCTGGAAAACTACATCAGCGACTCCATAACAAGAAATCATGATGGCAGTTACAATGCCAAGTTCCCCTGGAAGGATGATTCGCCAATGCTGCCAACAAACTACACCAAGTGTCAACAGCGCACCCGTTCTATGGTCCGTCGTCTTGCTGCCACACCCGAACTCTTGCATACTTATGGGAACATCATAGCTGAACATGAAGCACCTGGATTCATTGAAAGAGTTGCTGATCCACAACCTACAGACAATGCGCACTACATTCCTCACGACCCGGTAAAGAAAGACTCGGCTACAACTCCCATCAGAATCGTTTACGACTGCAGCTTCCACTCCTCACCTGACGACCCCAGCCTGAATGATTGCCTACTTGTCGGACCCCCATTCCTGAACAACATGTGTTCGATTTTGCTGCGGTTCCGCACCTTTACTTGTGGCTTGTCAACAGATATTGAAAAGGCATTCCTTCACGTTGGTCTGGATGACAGCGATAGAGACTTTACCAGATTTTTCTGGTTGTCAAACCCCAAGGATACCGAAAGCAAGTTCGAAGTCTTCCGCTTCAAAACTGTTCTGTTTGGCTCTGCCAGCTCTCCGTTCATGTTGAATGCAACACTTCACCACCACCTGAACCATTACAACACACCGGTAGCTGAAGGCATGAAAGAGAATCTCTATGTTGACTATATCATCTCAGGTTGTGATCAAGAACTAGAA AAGGGAGAAGTTGTACTGGTCCATGACGATACTCATCATTCAACTTGGAAATTAGCTGTCATAGAGAGTCTAATCAAAGGAGGAGATGGTCTGGTTCGAGCCACAAACATCCGAACAAGCACGGGATGCACAAACCGTCCAATTACAAAACTCTGTCCCCTGGAGATATCAGCAGATGTGGAAAACCTGGATGAACCGAACAGAGACAGCACCAATGTGCTAGCCACTAACAATTCAAATGGCAGACCCAGAAGAGCCGCAGCTTCGAATGCTTTAAGGAGAATCTCAGAGTGGGCAAACAGTCTTCGCGGCCCCCCGGAGGATGTCGAAGAGACTTAA